One Campylobacter pinnipediorum subsp. caledonicus genomic window carries:
- a CDS encoding ComEC/Rec2 family competence protein, whose protein sequence is MPLTENLKQFLYICLILIFIFLGNLSYKYLKFYVFIDGGEQDIIAKIERDYLKTKNNRTYRIALLDVKDYKFYTKIPKTSNVSLNDIVKITIYNIDINFYDYLKGKFYMPSSNIVKIKKDKNIRDDLIDSVQKQHQNSKISELFNALYFSSYISSGLRSDIVNFGISHLVAISGYHLGLIVSIFYLILTPFLKYIYLRFIPFRDYKFDIFIISFLFLTFYIYIIDYPPSFLRAFVMFLVGFYFVVRNIQVLNFTNLFIAIFICLSIFPNLIFSFGFYFSCMGVLYIFIYLKYFDIKKHIFLKVLFLNLYMFFAMQVPVLYFFPNISLDQIISIPLSYIFIVFYPLSVLLHIFGAGGLFDSYLIDIFSGDYNFLYSDISFVEFIIFNAISLIAIRIKQVAILLPLVGLLVFLKFCLF, encoded by the coding sequence GTGCCTTTAACTGAAAATTTAAAGCAGTTTTTATATATTTGTCTTATTCTTATTTTTATATTTCTTGGTAATTTATCCTATAAGTATCTAAAATTTTATGTTTTTATTGATGGTGGAGAACAAGATATTATCGCTAAAATTGAGCGTGATTATCTAAAAACAAAAAACAACAGAACTTATCGTATAGCTTTGCTTGATGTTAAAGATTATAAATTTTATACAAAAATACCAAAAACAAGCAATGTGTCTTTAAATGACATCGTAAAAATCACAATTTACAATATAGATATTAATTTTTATGATTATTTAAAGGGTAAATTTTATATGCCTAGTTCTAATATCGTAAAAATCAAAAAAGATAAAAATATAAGAGATGATTTGATCGATAGTGTGCAAAAACAACATCAAAATTCTAAAATTTCAGAACTTTTTAATGCTTTATATTTTTCTAGTTATATCTCATCCGGTCTTAGAAGTGATATTGTAAATTTTGGAATTTCACATTTAGTTGCAATTAGTGGTTATCATCTTGGACTTATAGTGTCTATTTTTTATCTTATTCTAACGCCATTTTTAAAATATATCTATTTGAGATTTATTCCATTTAGAGATTATAAGTTTGATATTTTTATTATATCTTTTTTGTTTTTGACTTTTTATATTTATATTATAGACTATCCGCCTAGTTTTTTAAGGGCTTTTGTTATGTTTTTAGTTGGCTTTTATTTTGTTGTAAGAAATATTCAAGTATTAAATTTTACAAATTTATTTATAGCTATTTTTATCTGTTTGAGTATTTTTCCTAATCTTATTTTTAGTTTTGGATTTTATTTTTCTTGCATGGGAGTTTTATATATTTTTATTTATCTAAAATATTTTGATATAAAAAAGCATATCTTTTTAAAAGTATTGTTCTTAAATCTTTATATGTTTTTTGCTATGCAAGTGCCTGTTTTGTATTTTTTCCCAAATATAAGTTTAGATCAAATTATATCAATACCACTTAGCTATATTTTTATTGTGTTTTATCCTTTGAGCGTTTTGCTTCATATTTTTGGGGCAGGGGGTTTGTTTGATTCTTATTTGATAGATATTTTTTCTGGTGATTATAATTTTTTATATTCTGATATAAGTTTTGTTGAGTTTATCATTTTCAATGCTATTAGTTTGATTGCTATAAGGATTAAACAAGTGGCTATTTTATTACCACTTGTTGGTCTTTTGGTCTTTTTGAAATTTTGTTTATTTTGA
- a CDS encoding YihY family inner membrane protein — protein sequence MKKLKDIIHNIKFAFGIITKIKDKELMHYASSLSFHTVLSIIPVLLLSFSLFTQLPVFKTYYSKIESFIFSAMLPTHQDVIGSYLQTFLKNSVNLGIVGFVAVIFTSAMFFMDYEYVVNKIMSSKRRSFWSSISSYWTLITLAPLGLALSFYLSNLFQELLNSTQYTSWINFISIFPYLIIWCIFCVVYLISVSSPLKVKNALLGSFISSLAWYLGKSAFIYYALNNKTYLSIYGSFSIMLFFFLWIYISWIIFLYGFKICSLLENKSK from the coding sequence TTGAAAAAATTAAAAGATATCATTCATAATATAAAATTTGCATTTGGGATAATAACAAAAATAAAAGATAAAGAGCTTATGCACTATGCTTCAAGCCTTAGCTTTCATACTGTATTATCAATCATACCTGTGCTTTTATTAAGCTTTTCACTTTTTACACAATTACCTGTTTTTAAAACATATTATTCAAAAATAGAGAGTTTTATATTTTCAGCTATGCTACCAACACATCAAGATGTGATAGGCTCATATTTACAAACATTTTTAAAAAATAGTGTAAATCTTGGAATAGTTGGTTTTGTAGCTGTAATTTTTACATCAGCTATGTTTTTTATGGACTATGAGTATGTGGTAAACAAAATAATGTCTAGTAAAAGAAGGAGCTTTTGGAGTTCAATAAGCTCTTATTGGACACTAATCACACTAGCACCATTAGGACTTGCTCTAAGCTTTTATCTTTCAAATTTATTTCAAGAGTTACTAAACTCAACACAATATACAAGTTGGATTAACTTTATAAGTATATTTCCGTATCTAATTATATGGTGTATATTTTGTGTTGTTTATCTAATATCTGTAAGCTCTCCACTTAAGGTAAAAAATGCACTTTTAGGCTCTTTTATATCATCGTTGGCTTGGTATCTTGGAAAATCAGCATTTATCTATTATGCCTTAAATAACAAAACATATTTAAGCATTTACGGCTCTTTTTCAATTATGCTTTTTTTCTTTTTGTGGATATATATATCTTGGATTATATTTCTTTATGGTTTTAAAATTTGCTCTTTATTAGAAAACAAATCAAAATAA